The following DNA comes from Actinomycetota bacterium.
TCGCCCACGAGTACTACGCGTCGATCACCCTGGACCGCCGGGAGGGACTGCCTCTCGCGATGGTCTCCGCCAAGGGCGGTGTGGACATCGAGGAGGTAGCGGCCAGCGACCCGGACGCTCTGCTCAAGCTGCACGTCGACCCCCTTGTGGGCTTCAAGCCCTTTCACGCGACTTACCTCACCTCCACGCTCCACCCCGAGGCGCGCGGGGGTGCGTCATCGATCCTGCAGTCGATGTTCCGGTGCTACATGGACGGCGACTGCGACCTGGTGGAGATCAACCCGCTCGTGCTGACGCCGGACGGAACCGTCCATGCCCTGGACTCGAAGGTGTCGGTGGACGACAACGCGCTGTTTCGCCACCCCGAGTACGTCGAGTACCGCACGATCCTGACCACCGATCCCCAGGAGAAGATCGCCAAGGAGAAGGGCATCGCCTACGTCAAGCTCGACGGTGAGGTCGGCATCATGGGCAACGGCGCGGGGCTGGTGATGTCCACGCTGGACCTCGTGGCGCTGGCCGGGGGCCAGGCCGCCAACTTCCTGGACGTCGGCGGAGGCGCGTCCGGTGAGCAGATCGCCGCCGGGCTGGAGATCGTCCTGTCCGACCCGAAGGTCCGGTCGGTTTTCGTCAACATCTTCGGGGGCATCGTCCGCTGCGACCTGGTGGCGCGCGGGATCATCGATGCCTTGGGCCGGGTGGACCTCAAGGTCCCGATGGTCGTGCGCCTTGACGGGACCAACGCCGAGCAGGGCCGCAAGATCCTGGCCGAGGCGAACCTACCCGGCGTGACCGCGACCCCCACGATGTGGGAGGCCGCAGAGCTGTCGGTCGAGCGGGCGCGTGGCTGACGGCTACGACGAAGCAGCCGCGGCGGAGGTGGAGCAGCGGCTGGGCCGTAGTTTCGAGGCCGTGCAGCGACGGCTCGAGGACCTGTTTGGTTCGCCCTGGGAGGACGTGGAGACGATCATCGAGACGGCGGCCGGGCGCGGGGGCCGTTCCCGGGCCGACGTGATCGTCGACCTGGTCGGCCGGACCGAGCGCCGGACGCCGGTCCTCACGCAGGTGCGGCGCAGCGTCATCCAGTGGGTCGGCAAGCCGTGGCGTGAGCGCGAGGACCCCTGGAGCAGGCTCAAGGACCGTGTGCCCCCGCCGAGGTCGATCCGGCCCCCCGAGCCCGATGATCTCGAGGAATGGAAACCACTGAGACCCGAGGAGCGATAGGCAATGGCGATCCTGCTCGACGAAACGACGCGCGTGGTGGTCCAGGGGATCACCGGTCGCGAAGGCACCTTTCACGCCACACGCAACCTCGACTACGGGACGAAGATCGTCGCGGGGACCCGTCCGGGCAAGGGCGGCACCCGGGTGCTGGACGACCGGGTCCCCGTCTTCGACACGGTGATCGAGGCGGCGAAGGAGACCGGGGCCAACGCCAGCCTGATCTTCGTGCCGGGAGCCGGAGCCGCGGACGCCGTCCTGGAGGCGGAGGCGGCGGGGTGCGGGCTGATCGTGTGCATCACCGACCCGGTGCCGGTGCGCGAGATGATGATCGTGGCCGACTACCTTCGCGGCCGCGATGCCGTCCTGATCGGCCCGAACTGTCCCGGTCTGATCTCACCTGGCAAGGGCAACATGGGAATCATCGCGCCGGACATCTGCACCCCCGGCCCCGTGGGACTTGTGTCCAGGTCGGGGACCCTGACCTACCAGATCATCAACGAGATGACGGTCCGTGGAATCGGGCAGTCCACCTGCGTGGGCATCGGCGGGGACCCGATCGTGGGGACGAGCTTCATCGACGTCCTGCGGCGTTTCGAGGCCGACCCCGAGACAAAGGCCGTCGTGATGATCGGCGAGATCGGCGGAGACGCCGAGGAGCGCGCGGCCGAGTTCATCGGATCCGAGATGTCGAAGCCGGTCGTGTCGTACATCGCCGGGTTCAGCGCCCCGCCGGGCAAGCGGATGGGACACGCCGGCGCCATCATCACCGGCTCCTCGGGGACTGCCGAGGCCAAGGCCGCAGCGCTGGAGGCCAAGGGCGTCCGTGTCGGCAGGACCCCGACGCAGGTGGCGGACCTGGTTCGGGAGGTGGTGTGAGATGCCCTCGTGCAACGGAATGAGCCACATCGCGCTGACGGTGTCGGACATCGACCGCAGCGTGCAGTGGTACGAGTCAGTGTTCGGCGGCACGCGGTTCATGGAGATGAAAGAGGAGGACTTTTCACTCGCGATGCTGATGACTCCGGGCGGGGTGCTGCTTAGCCTCCACGCCTACCCGAACAGCCCCGACGGCGACAGATTCAGCGAGTTTCGGATCGGCCTGGACCACCTGTCGTTCTGCTGCGAGACCCGAGCGGACGTCGTGGAGTGGGCCGAGCGGCTCGAGGAGCTCGGGGTGGAGCACTCACCCGTGGCGGACGCGCCGTACGGCCACGTCCTGGTCTTCCGTGACCCCGACAACATCCAGTTGGAGTTCATGGCTCCTCTGTCGGGAGCGTGAACGAGTTCGTCGGATCGCCTTGATAGGCTCGGCCCCCATGCGCATCGGAGTGCTTGCCACGGGTTCGGGCACCAACTTCCAGGCCCTGGTGGACGCCTGCCGCAGCGGCTACGCGCCCGCCGAGGTGGTTGCCGTGCTCACGAACAAGGCCGATGCCCTTGTCCTGGACAGGGCGGCCCGGGCCGGGGTGCCGGGAGTGTTCGTGGACCCGAAGGCCGCCCCCACCCGCGAGGAATACGACCGGATGCTGCTCGAGCAGCTCAAGCTGCACGGCGTCGAGCTCGTGTGCAACGCCGGGTACATGAGGATCCTGTCCTCGGAGTTCGTCTCGGAGTACCGCGACAGGGCCCTGAACATCCACCCGAGCCTCCTGCCGTCGTTTCCCGGCCTGCACGCGGTTCGACAGGCCCTGGAGCACGGCGTCCGGGTGACGGGGGTGACCGTGCACGTGGTGACCGACGACCTCGATGGGGGACCGGTCCTTCTCCAGCGGGCGGTGGACGTCCTCGCGGGCGAGCCGGTGGAGTCACTGACCAGCCGGCTGCACCTCGTGGAGTACGCCCTGTATCCCAAGGCCCTGAAGCTGTGGGCGTCGGGGATGGTGAGGGTAGACGGCCGGCGGGTCGAGGTGAGCGGAGACGTCGAGGACCCGCCGTGGGCCGGGTCCCTGCCGCCCGGACTGAGGAGCGCCTAGATGGACCGCATCCCGATCAAGCGCGCGTTGCTGTCCGTCTACGACAAGACGGGTCTGGTCGAGCTCGCCCGGGCCCTGAGCGACTCGGGGGCCGAGCTTGTCTCGTCCGGGGGCACCGCTTCGGCCCTGCGCGACGCCGGCCTGACGGTGCGCGACGTGTCGGAGCTGACATCGTTTCCGGAGATGCTCGACGGCAGGGTCAAGACGCTGCATCCCGCCGTGCACGGCGGGATCCTCGCCGACCGCTCTAAGCCGGAGCACCTGCGGACCCTGGCCGAGCACGGCATCGAGCCCATCGACCTGGTGGTCTCCAACCTCTACCCCTTCGATATCCAGGTCGGGCCTGGTACTCCGGAGGCCGAGGCGGTCTCCCTCATCGATGTGGGCGGACCGACGATGGTGCGCGCGGCGGCCAAAAACCACTCGTCGGTCGCGGTGGTGGTCGACCCGGAGGACTACGGAGAGGTCGCGTCCGCCGCGGGCGCGGGGGGCACGACCCTCGAGACGCGCAAACGGCTGGCCGCCAAGGCTTTCACCCGGCTTTCGGCATACGACGCGGCCGTCGGGTCATGGTTGTCGGGGCCGGAGCCGCTCCCGGAGCAGCTCACGCTCAGCGCACAGCGGGTGTCGACGCTGCGGTACGGAGAGAACCCACACCAAAGCGCGGCGCTATACAGGCTCCCCGGCGCCCGACGCGGTGTGGCAGCCGGCAGGCAGCTGCAGGGCAAGGAGCTTTCGTTCATCAACTACCTGGACCTGGATGCCGCCATGAGGATCGTCGCGTCGTTCCGCGAGCCCGCCGCCTGCATCGTGAAGCACACCAACCCCTGCGGCGCGGCCGTGGGCGAGGACGCGGAGGAGGCCTACCGCCTGGCTTTCGAGTGCGACCCCAGATCGGCCTTCGGGGGCATCGTCGGGTTGAACAGGCCGTGTACAGCCGAGGTTGCGGGGCGGCTCAAGGACCACCCGCTTCTGGAGTGCGTGGTGGCTCCTGGGTATGACCCGGCAGCGCTGGAGCTTTTGTCAGGCAAGAAGAACGCGAGGTTGATCGACGTCTCCCCGGACGAGTGGAAGCTGGATCCGGTGTCGGTAACCAGCGTCAGCGGGGGCCTTCTGCTGCAGACCACCGACGAGGTCTCCGAGCGCCGCGACGACATGCGCGTGGTCTCCAAGCGAGAGCCGTCCGACGTCGAGTGGGAGGACCTGCTGTTCGCCTGGACGATCTGCTGGCACGTGAAGTCCAACGCGATCGTCCTGGCCAACCTCAGACAGGCGGTCGGGGTGGGGGC
Coding sequences within:
- the sucC gene encoding ADP-forming succinate--CoA ligase subunit beta — its product is MDLLEYMGKEVFARHGIPVSQGRVCTTPDEVHAVAAEVGRQVVVKAQVQVGGRGKAGGIKLVNSPDEARAAAGQILGMDIKGHRVERVLVEAATDIAHEYYASITLDRREGLPLAMVSAKGGVDIEEVAASDPDALLKLHVDPLVGFKPFHATYLTSTLHPEARGGASSILQSMFRCYMDGDCDLVEINPLVLTPDGTVHALDSKVSVDDNALFRHPEYVEYRTILTTDPQEKIAKEKGIAYVKLDGEVGIMGNGAGLVMSTLDLVALAGGQAANFLDVGGGASGEQIAAGLEIVLSDPKVRSVFVNIFGGIVRCDLVARGIIDALGRVDLKVPMVVRLDGTNAEQGRKILAEANLPGVTATPTMWEAAELSVERARG
- the sucD gene encoding succinate--CoA ligase subunit alpha; this encodes MAILLDETTRVVVQGITGREGTFHATRNLDYGTKIVAGTRPGKGGTRVLDDRVPVFDTVIEAAKETGANASLIFVPGAGAADAVLEAEAAGCGLIVCITDPVPVREMMIVADYLRGRDAVLIGPNCPGLISPGKGNMGIIAPDICTPGPVGLVSRSGTLTYQIINEMTVRGIGQSTCVGIGGDPIVGTSFIDVLRRFEADPETKAVVMIGEIGGDAEERAAEFIGSEMSKPVVSYIAGFSAPPGKRMGHAGAIITGSSGTAEAKAAALEAKGVRVGRTPTQVADLVREVV
- a CDS encoding VOC family protein → MPSCNGMSHIALTVSDIDRSVQWYESVFGGTRFMEMKEEDFSLAMLMTPGGVLLSLHAYPNSPDGDRFSEFRIGLDHLSFCCETRADVVEWAERLEELGVEHSPVADAPYGHVLVFRDPDNIQLEFMAPLSGA
- the purN gene encoding phosphoribosylglycinamide formyltransferase — its product is MRIGVLATGSGTNFQALVDACRSGYAPAEVVAVLTNKADALVLDRAARAGVPGVFVDPKAAPTREEYDRMLLEQLKLHGVELVCNAGYMRILSSEFVSEYRDRALNIHPSLLPSFPGLHAVRQALEHGVRVTGVTVHVVTDDLDGGPVLLQRAVDVLAGEPVESLTSRLHLVEYALYPKALKLWASGMVRVDGRRVEVSGDVEDPPWAGSLPPGLRSA
- the purH gene encoding bifunctional phosphoribosylaminoimidazolecarboxamide formyltransferase/IMP cyclohydrolase, whose product is MDRIPIKRALLSVYDKTGLVELARALSDSGAELVSSGGTASALRDAGLTVRDVSELTSFPEMLDGRVKTLHPAVHGGILADRSKPEHLRTLAEHGIEPIDLVVSNLYPFDIQVGPGTPEAEAVSLIDVGGPTMVRAAAKNHSSVAVVVDPEDYGEVASAAGAGGTTLETRKRLAAKAFTRLSAYDAAVGSWLSGPEPLPEQLTLSAQRVSTLRYGENPHQSAALYRLPGARRGVAAGRQLQGKELSFINYLDLDAAMRIVASFREPAACIVKHTNPCGAAVGEDAEEAYRLAFECDPRSAFGGIVGLNRPCTAEVAGRLKDHPLLECVVAPGYDPAALELLSGKKNARLIDVSPDEWKLDPVSVTSVSGGLLLQTTDEVSERRDDMRVVSKREPSDVEWEDLLFAWTICWHVKSNAIVLANLRQAVGVGAGQMSRVESMEIAIRRAGDRAKGSVAASDALFPFGDSVETAAAAGVTAIIQPGGAVRDEESIAAADAADVAMVFTGVRHFLH